A part of Acropora palmata chromosome 8, jaAcrPala1.3, whole genome shotgun sequence genomic DNA contains:
- the LOC141890561 gene encoding melanocyte-stimulating hormone receptor-like: MANNTLDQLKYFSSTCFHLPEPSFHLISERFSVNLVTAIVNTISSPFAVVSNLLIIVSIFSNRHLRTPSNLFIACLALSDVLVGLLVQPGYVTFRLMENQARSVPCFVRVTYSNSFYICCGVSFMTLTAIKYERLVAVRLRTNYNGTFSSRRVLKYVAVIWAFNILLTCLQWAGISKIVKGTHLLVWFFCLLVSLITSLRILVFLRRYNRQVESLNVVSENTQLKRTIKQTRTISVIVGVYFLLNFPVLFVTFYHQILEQDIKTYNHYSWAETVAFLNSCTNPLICYWKCRRIRQSVKSTLKKLCCIHTN, encoded by the coding sequence ATGGCGAACAATACTTTGGATCAACTCAAGTATTTctcatcaacttgtttccATCTTCCGGAGCCATCTTTTCATCTTATTTCGGAGCGGTTTTCAGTCAATCTGGTCACAGCCATCGTGAATACTATATCTTCGCCTTTTGCTGTCGTTTCAAATCTTCTGATTATTGTTAGCATTTTTAGCAACAGGCATCTCCGCACACCATCAAATCTCTTTATAGCTTGCCTGGCGCTTTCTGATGTGCTAGTTGGCCTTCTAGTTCAGCCAGGGTATGTTACCTTCAGGCTCATGGAGAACCAGGCTCGTTCCGTGCCATGTTTTGTTAGAGTGACCTACTCGAATTCGTTTTACATATGCTGTGGAGTTTCTTTCATGACTTTGACTGCTATTAAGTATGAGCGACTTGTAGCAGTTCGATTACGTACAAATTACAATGGTACTTTTTCCTCTCGAAGAGTTCTTAAGTACGTGGCGGTTATCTGGGCTTTTAATATACTCTTGACCTGCCTACAATGGGCAGGAATAAGTAAAATCGTCAAAGGAACACATCTACTGGTCTGGTTCTTCTGTCTCCTTGTTTCTCTTATAACAAGTCTCAGAATCCTTGTATTTTTGCGTCGCTACAATCGTCAAGTGGAATCATTAAACGTCGTTTCAGAAAATACCCAACTCAAGAGGACAATCAAACAGACAAGAACAATAAGCGTTATTGTTGGCGTTTATTTTCTTCTAAACtttcctgttttgtttgtgaCATTTTATCACCAGATCTTAGAACAGGACATCAAAACTTATAACCACTATAGTTGGGCGGAGACTGTTGCTTTCCTCAATTCATGTACAAATCCACTTATTTGTTACTGGAAGTGCCGACGCATCCGCCAAAGTGTTAAGTCGACGCTGAAAAAGTTGTGTTGTATTCACACCAACTAA